CGTTTGGTCCCTTCTCCAACTCGCCACCAGGATTTTCTGGTGGAGCACTCAACGCCGTCTCATCTATGATGATCGTTTCGGGGTCGGTCCAATCTGGATATTCAATATCGTGTGTCTCTTCAAGCGTCCGTGGGTCAGTGATTTCGCCGGTGAGCGCTCCTGCAGCAGCGGTCTCTGGACTACAAAGGAAGACGCTGTCTTCGCGGGTGCCAGTGCGTCCGGGGAAGTTCCGTGGAACCGTGCGCAGGCTGTTTCGGCCAGAAGCAGGTGCTTGACCCATACCGATACATCCGTTACATCCTGCCTGATGGATGCGGGCACCGCTTGCGATCAGCGCACCGAGAAAGCCCATCTCCGTCAAGTTTTCTAGCATCTGTCGGGAAGTGGGATTGACATCGAAGCTGACCCCAGTCGGGACTCGTCGTCCGTCCACGATCTGTGCTGGAACCGCGAAATCGCGCAGCCCGGGATTCGCACTCGACCCGATATAGGCCTGATAGATCTCCTCACCTTGCACGTCAGTCACCGGAACGACGTTCCCGGGACTGGATGGCTTTGCGATTAATGGCTCGATCTCATCGAGCTGAATCGTCTCCGTCACGTGGTATTCGGCGTCATCGTCTGCGTGCAGCGCGCTGAAATCCTCTTTGCGTTGTTGTCGAGCGAGAAATTGCTTTACGGTGTTGTCAGCGGGAAACACGGTGCTTGTAGCACCTAGCTCAGTGCCCATGTTTGCGATGACGTGACGATCCATCGCGGACAGTGTCTCCAATCCAGCTCCATGATATTCAATAACACGACCGACACCGCCATCGACGTCGTGACGCCGCAGCATTTCGAGAATCACATCTTTCGCACTGCACCAGTCGGGGAGTTCACCACGCAGCTCGACACCCCACACCTCGGGCATATTCACGTGGTACGGCTCTCCAGCCATTGCCATTGCGATATCGAGTCCGCCAGAGCCGATCGCTAGCATGCCCATCGCACCTGCGGCTGGTGTGTGCGAGTCCGATCCGAGCAGCGTTTTCCCCGGTACCCCGAACCGTTCCTGATGGACGGGATGTGAGACGCCATTTCCGGCGGGGGAGAACCAAACGCCCCACCTCTCACAGGCGCTTTTCAAAAACAGATGATCGTCGGGATTCTTGTTGTCCTCCTGAATCAGATTGTGATCCACGTATTGGGCAGACAACTCGCTTTCGAGCTGCTCGACCTCCATGGCTTCGAGTTCGAGCATGACCATTGTGCCGGTCGCATCTTGCGTCAGCGTCTGATCGATCTCCAGTGCGATTTCTTCGCCCGGTTCCATCTGTCCGTCGACGAGATGTGCGTCGATGAGCTTCTCGGTCACGGTCCCTGACATACGTAAAAATACAGCGAGAGGATCCTTTGTTCTTGTGCCGTCGTTCAATCGAACAGATGACACTGCATTCGTGATGCTCTGATGGTCGTTTCGTACCGTATCATGCCGTGAACTTTTCGACGTGGTTCTGGTCGTCGTCAAGTGGTTTGCTGATACAAATGATGTAATCTACTGCCAACCATTATAATCATCCCCTCATAACTGCTCCTATGCAAACGCGCGTTCTCGGCGAAACTGGACACGAGAGTACTATCATGACGTTTGGTGCGATCGCTCTCAACTGGCTCGAACAGGACGGTGCGAACCAAATGGTCGAGCATGTCCTCGACTACGGCGTCAATCACTTCGATGTCGCACCGACGTACGGCGATGCAGAACTCAAGCTTGGTCCAAAGCTTCGCCAGCACCGCGACGAGATATTTCTCGGGTGCAAGACACAAGAACGCGAATACGAAGGAGCAAGACACAAGATTGAGCAGTCGCTTACCCGTCTCGGTGTCGAGAAAATCGACCTCTATCAGATCCACGGTCTCGAGTATGAGGAGGAACTAGATACCATCACTGAGGAAGGCGGCGCGCTCGATGCCTTTCGGGAGGCAAGGGACGAAGGAAAGATCGATCATCTCGGTCTGACCAGTCACGGCGCTCCGAAGCTCATTCTCGATGCGATCGACCGTATCGACGACCTCGAAACGGTGATGTTTCCGCTGAACCCCGTCGTCTGCGCAACTAGCGCAGACCACAATTACGAGGCAGTGCTGGAGCGTGCGACGGAGAAAGGAATCGGCACGCTCGTAATCAAGGCCTTCGCGGACGGATCGTGGCCATCGACGGACGAACTTCCAGAAACCGATCGACCGTTCGCAAACTGGTACGAACCTGTCGCCACGCCAGATGAAATCAGAGAGCGATTCGATTTCGCGGCGTCACGCGGCCCAACGAGCGTCGTCAACGCCGGCGACCCGAAACTCGTCTCTATGACTCTCAATGCTGCCACTCGCTACGATGGGATGAACGAAGCCACACAGCGATCACTGATCGAACAGTTACGGCACAACACAAGCCCAGTCCCAGAGCAACTGCACCACTAACGGAGCAACTGAATGGATATTCCACGTACGGTCACCGCTGCACTTGATGACCGTCCAGTATCTGGAGCACGGTGTCTCGAAGCTGGTGCAGGGGTCGGCAACATGACTGGTGGACTCCTTGCGAATGATGCTGCTCGCGTCTACGCCGTTACGAATGAGCGCGATCACGCCCTAACAACACGTCGTCGTGTTGGATCCAATGTCACAGACCGTTTATCAGTGATAGAAGCAGATCTCCGTTCGATTCCGCTCTCGAACGACTCGGTCGACCTCATTACTGCCCATGGGTTATGCAACGTCCTCGCGCCACCAGCTCTCTCGACGATCGCAGACGAACTCACACGAGTTGCAGCCCCGAACTGTCATCTCGTCATCAACGATTACGATCCGCTCCCCTCGGATGCCCCTATTCGTGAACTTTTCGCTATCGAGAATGCCACAGCAGAACTGGCGACCGGTCGCCCCGCGCTGACCTTTCATCCAGCAGAATCTCTCAGGCGACTGTTCGAAGGTTGGGGATGGCAGTTCGACCGTGAGTGTACCCTTCTCGACCCAGTCCCGTGGACCGCGAATCACGTGACAGCACACGCCGACAGAGTGTCGTCACTGGGAGCAGCGCTTCCGGATGACATGAGCAAACCGCTGATGGCTGCGGCCAATCGATTTGTGACAGAGATCGGATCCACCTCAACCGGCCGAATGTATAGTCTCGCACTCTGTTTTTCAGATTGAGCTCCTCTAATTGCTATCGTCTCAGAAGCGTTCCCACGTGCATCAGTTATTTAGGAGACATGTGTTTCATCAGAGGAGTTAAGAGCGAATGCATCGAGCGCTAGCGGGATGGATGAATACGCGTACGTTGTAAACGTTGACGGCGTCGTCGTGCGTAACGACGAATATCTGCTCATCGAACGGGGCCACGAAGAAGACCATGCGAGCGGTCGCTTGGCGTTCCCGGGTGGCAAAGTCGAGCAACCGCCTGGCGAAAACGAAACGATCGAACAGACTGCTGTTCGTGAACTCTCCGAAGAGGTTGGTGTCGAGGTTGGTGATGTCGAGTACGTTCTCAGCTCGACGTTTGAGACCGATGACGGAACGCAGTGTCTCAACATCGTCACGCTATGTGAGTATGTAGGTGGTGAAGCACGGCCGCGTGCTCCAGATGAAGTTGCTGCGGTTCACTGGCTCTCCTACGACGAGATCGAAGAACATGAGGCCATTCCTCCATACATTGAACGGTACGCCGATCGCGTCGAAGCGATTCGGTCGAACTAATCAAAGCCGACGTGTGTGATCGTACTGTCTCAGACGATTTCTGTCCAATGATTCTAACGACCTCTGTGGTCTGTATCACAAGGCTAATACACTATAAACACTATATTCGGAATATATCTAATATAGAACGAGCTTCTTTTTCCGGGGTTGATTCAGAACGGGTGGATCGGCAGACAAAGACTGTATCACTCTCCGATGAACGGACGGTTTCGTATCTCGACTGTGGTGATCCTGATGGCGATCCCATTTTGTACTTCCACGGCAGCCCCGGCAGTCGATACGAGGGATGGTTCTTCGATCGACCGGCACGCGAGCGAGGCTATCGTGTAATTGCGCCAGATCGTCCTGAAATCGGGAGGAGTGATTACCATCAGAACTACTCGCTGCTCAGCTATACGCCGGACGTCGCTGAAATAGCGAGTGAGTTTGACTTCGATCAATTCGATGTCGTCGGCCTTTCGGGCGGTGGAACGACGGCCCTATCGTGCACGGTCGCGTTGCCGAACCGAGTTACGACAGTCGGACTCGTTTGTAGTTGGGCACCTGTTGGTTCCGAACCACAGCTGGCCAACCAACGTGCTCCACTCGACTGGGTGTACAAGCGACTTACCGCGCTCGGTCCAATTCCCTTCGTTCCAGCATTTTCGATACTCGGTCTTGCTGCCCAACAGCTCTCACCCGAGACATTCACCGTGAAACTACTCTCGGGATCGCTCTCGAACGCTGATCGACGAGTGCTCAGCGATCCCGACCGCCAGCGTTTCATGACCGAAAACACTCGTGAATCGGTTCGAGCCGGGGCCCGTGGACCAGCCCGCGATGCGTATCTCAGGTACCGTGATTGGAAATTTGACATCGCCGACGTGTTATGTCCCGTTAAGATTCATCACGGTACCGACGACAGTTTCGCGCCGTACGCGTTCGGCGAGTACCTCCACGACAACACTCCAACATCGACACTGTACACGTATTCAAACCGTGGACATCTCGATTTCTTCACAGACCTGAACACCGTACTGGAGTCGCTCGACGCAGATAGCACAGAGCGTCTCGACTGATGTCGATAGTTGGACCACGGACGGACAGCGTGTGCGTGCCGTTCACAATCCGCCGACAGCCATTTAGAGCGCACAAGTAATGTGAAATACGTGTCCCCTGTTCAGATCCGGTCTGCAACACCGGCTGATGCCCCTGCTATCGAATGGACTGCCCGAAGATCGTGGCATGCTACCTACGACGCACTCCTCGGTGAGCGAGCGGTCAATGAGGTGGTCGACGCGTGGTACGATCTCAGTGATCTTCGGAGCGCTACAAAACGCGACGAACACGTCTTCATCGTTGCATCCAAGGAAGACTCCACAGTAGGCTTCGCACACGCCGCCTTCGACGCTGCGCACAATGGCTGGGTGCTCTTTCGCATCTACGTTGCCCCCGATCACTGGGATAACGGGATTGGCACCGCGCTGCTCGGACGCATCGAGACTGAACTCAAAGATCGTGGGGTATCGACGTACGAACTTGTGGTCTTCGCAGAGAACGATGTTGGCGTCAATTTCTACGAATCCCACGATTTCGATCGGTTCGAGACCGTCGAAACCAAATTCGAAGGAGTCGAGACGGCCGAACACAAGTATCGAAAACAGCTTTGATAGCTGAAATGTGACCGCAACAACGACCACTGGTCACTTGGTGCTGGGAATGTGATCGAATTTATCAGGTGCTGAATCGGCTGTTCGACAATCAGCACGCTCACACAGCGGCCGTCAGGGAGAACCACAGATTCCCTTCATCCCAATAGAGATAATGTCTTTTTAAGCACTTATACAACATGATTTTGAGAAAAGTCATCGTTGGACGATGTTAACACAGATCGAGAAGAGTCGCTGACGCTCCTCCGACAACGACGCGATCGGGATGAGATCAAGCGGAGTTTGAACGTCGTCTCGACGGGCTCCTCGAAACGGAAACCATCGAGCGAGCCGGATCGTACCGCGAAAGTAATCCGACCACAAAGCAATCATCGTAGTCTACTGTGCTTTCAAAATAGCGCAGCGGTTCGGGTTACCACTTCGTCAGTGCAGTTCGGCCATGCGTGTAGCCGAGAATGCCAACAAACAACCCAACTCCAGTAAATGCGGTGAGTGCGCCGGCGTAGAACACCCACTCGATTCCGACCGTTGTCATCAGCAGTCCGCCGATGATTGGGGCAATGATGCTACCTGGACGCCACACGATCGATCGAATACCAAAGCTGCTGGCAACACCCCCGTTTGCCGTTCCTTCGTCTGCGAACAGCGCCATGCTGGCCGGTTCTCGGAAGCTGTCCGCGATCCCGAGAAATCCGTTCAATACGACGAGGGGGACGAACGCAGGCGATAGCGCTCCCAAGAGGGGGATGCTCGATGGGAGCGAAAGCGCAGTACCAAATGCTGGTGTGAACGGTACCGCAAGCGCCACCAAACCGTAGAGGCTGCCGCCGATGAACACAAACAGTGATCGCCCGAATCGATCCGAGAGACGCCCCATATACGGTTGACTGAGCATATTTGTGAATTTCTCCGCTACAATCACGACGCTGACAACAGCCGTGCTGTATGCTAATCCCCCTTTCATGGCCGAGACGCCGGCGTAAATTGGAATCCACGTCCGTACGAGAGTGACTGCAATCGCGTACTGTGCTCGAAAGCTCGTGATAGTGAGAATACGACGATTGACCGCGAGATCAGTAAACGCGAATCCTTGGACGCTGGTCGTATCAGGCTCGACGAACAGCCATACGGTTACGAACGCGAGCGAAACAACCACGACGAGGACACTGAATACGGCTGTGAATCCGAATAGCTGGTACAAGATACCAGCACTCAGCGTTCCGAGAATCGCAGCAGCAAAGCGCCACGAATTTGCCATTCCAATGATGTTTGCACGACGACCAGATGGAGCAAGTTCACCGACGAGAGCGAGACTCATCAGTCCCATCCCCGTGGCGGCAATCCCCTGCAGACCACGTGTGAGGATGAATCCAGTACTTGATGAGACGACAGCAAACGCTCCGTACGCGAGAACGCCAATCCCGAGACTACCAAGGAGGACGGATCGTTTATCGTACCGATCGCCTGCCCAAGCAAGTGGGATGACTGCGATCGCTTGTGCGAGTGTGAGTCCTGTTGTGAAGAGGCCAATCACGACACCAGATGGATCGAACAGATCAATGTACGTCGGAAGGAGCGTGAGCAAGGTGATGAGACCGAAACTGCTTGCAAATCGGGCAAGGTAAAGAGCGTAGAGTTGACGAGTCTCCTGTGTCACCTGTAACAGTCATTTCATCACCTAAAAAACGATTTCCATGTCCGGTCGTCAATAGGCGGCTGGTTTTGATTTTGAGCGCTAACCGACCCACCAATGAAGATATTTTGACATTGGTGGGAACAAAAATATGATTGATGACGTTTGAACGACGTTGTTTGGATAGCAAACTGTATCGTTTATATGAGTGGAAACTTTCACCGCTAGCATTCAGCTTCTGTTAACGGATTATGCCTACAGTGTTCTAAATCGACTAAATTGCTTTCGTATGTCGAATGATTTCAATGTATACACTTGGTCTTCTAGCCATTTCGACCGTGAGAGCGGTGATACTACCATATTTTTGGAAGTTTAACCGTAATAAATTTTTGCATGTCCCACCGGGACGGGTGTTGAAATAAAACGTTCTGCTGGCACTTCCGTGTTTTTCAGTTTTCGCTCACTAAAAACTGCTCGATAACTCCTAGATCAATTGTTTGATCATCAGAAATATCAATCTATGCAGAAATTTTCAGTAATCCACTCCTAGTCCCATTCCTCACCAATACTAGCGCCTTCAAGGGGACCAACAGGAAGATTACGTCCTTTACGCATCGCAACATTCACATCGTCTTCGGATGCAATCCCTTCGCGCACCACTTGTCTGGCTTCCTCGACCATCGCCCCCCAGATTCGGTTGACAATAAACCCGTATCGTTCGGGAGCGTCCTCGACCATGACGGGGGTTTTCCCGATATCTTCGACAACATCGGTCATCAGATCAATCACGCTCTGATCGGTCGCCTCTGCTTTGACAATCTCGACGAGATCCATGATTTGTGCTGGATTGAAAAAGTGAGCCCCAGCAACACGAGACGGATCCTCGACAGCGTTGGAGACGCTAGCGACCGAAAAGCCACTGGAGTTAGTATACAGTGGAATATCATCGTTCGTCACCTCAGATAGCTCGTTGAAAACCCGGCCTTTGAGAGCAAGATCCTCCGGAACAGCCTCAATAACCATGTCCGTTCCGTTGACAGCCGCTTCGATGTCCGTAGTGAGCTCAAGACGATCGAGAGCATCCGCTTTCTCATCTTCGGTGAGATATCCTCCCTCTACCGCTCGATTCAATCCGTAGTTACCGAACTCGATACGCTCTCGAGCATCATCGAGTACATCCTGTTCGATATCCCGAATCGTTACTTGATAGCCATTCTGAAGGAGATTCTGTCCGATTCCGGATCCCATGATACCGGCACCGATGATAGCTACGTGGTCTACGACTGTCATACGATGGTTGATCCGTAAGAGCAGGAATAAATGTTTGTTATCTCCGATTGGCTTTCCGGTACTGGTAAGATGGAGAAACGAACCGAAGTGCCATAGCACCAGAGCAGAATTCTCGCTGGCCGCACCAGATGGGGCAGAGAACAGCGATGACGACGGGAAAGACACCCGAATCCTCGATCGTTCGAGAGAGGTTGGGGAAGAAGTATTTGTACGTGGCACCTGATGCGGTAGTAGATGCACGAAGAATTCGAGACGGTCCGCGTAGCATTCGACGAAGAACAGGGTCTCGCCACGCTGACGCTCAACCGACCGGATTCGCTGAACGCGATGAACGGCCAAATGCGAAAGGACATTGAATCGGGACTTGATCTCCTTACAGAGCACGATGAAGCGGCGGACGGTGTCGCG
The nucleotide sequence above comes from Halocatena marina. Encoded proteins:
- a CDS encoding aconitate hydratase, with translation MSGTVTEKLIDAHLVDGQMEPGEEIALEIDQTLTQDATGTMVMLELEAMEVEQLESELSAQYVDHNLIQEDNKNPDDHLFLKSACERWGVWFSPAGNGVSHPVHQERFGVPGKTLLGSDSHTPAAGAMGMLAIGSGGLDIAMAMAGEPYHVNMPEVWGVELRGELPDWCSAKDVILEMLRRHDVDGGVGRVIEYHGAGLETLSAMDRHVIANMGTELGATSTVFPADNTVKQFLARQQRKEDFSALHADDDAEYHVTETIQLDEIEPLIAKPSSPGNVVPVTDVQGEEIYQAYIGSSANPGLRDFAVPAQIVDGRRVPTGVSFDVNPTSRQMLENLTEMGFLGALIASGARIHQAGCNGCIGMGQAPASGRNSLRTVPRNFPGRTGTREDSVFLCSPETAAAGALTGEITDPRTLEETHDIEYPDWTDPETIIIDETALSAPPENPGGELEKGPNVKSLPDFERVPNSITGPVLMKVGDDVSTDEIMPAGSDVLPYRSNIPRISEWVFDQIEQGFYERAQDQGPPWMVVGGSNYGQGSSREHAALAPYYLGMRAALAVSYARIHWQNLVNFGIVPLEFVNRADYAAIEQGDILELPTVREDLQDGSEVTVHNATQDTQFPAEHSLSARQVEIVLQGGLIEDYKS
- a CDS encoding aldo/keto reductase, which gives rise to MQTRVLGETGHESTIMTFGAIALNWLEQDGANQMVEHVLDYGVNHFDVAPTYGDAELKLGPKLRQHRDEIFLGCKTQEREYEGARHKIEQSLTRLGVEKIDLYQIHGLEYEEELDTITEEGGALDAFREARDEGKIDHLGLTSHGAPKLILDAIDRIDDLETVMFPLNPVVCATSADHNYEAVLERATEKGIGTLVIKAFADGSWPSTDELPETDRPFANWYEPVATPDEIRERFDFAASRGPTSVVNAGDPKLVSMTLNAATRYDGMNEATQRSLIEQLRHNTSPVPEQLHH
- a CDS encoding class I SAM-dependent methyltransferase, producing the protein MDIPRTVTAALDDRPVSGARCLEAGAGVGNMTGGLLANDAARVYAVTNERDHALTTRRRVGSNVTDRLSVIEADLRSIPLSNDSVDLITAHGLCNVLAPPALSTIADELTRVAAPNCHLVINDYDPLPSDAPIRELFAIENATAELATGRPALTFHPAESLRRLFEGWGWQFDRECTLLDPVPWTANHVTAHADRVSSLGAALPDDMSKPLMAAANRFVTEIGSTSTGRMYSLALCFSD
- a CDS encoding NUDIX domain-containing protein, yielding MDEYAYVVNVDGVVVRNDEYLLIERGHEEDHASGRLAFPGGKVEQPPGENETIEQTAVRELSEEVGVEVGDVEYVLSSTFETDDGTQCLNIVTLCEYVGGEARPRAPDEVAAVHWLSYDEIEEHEAIPPYIERYADRVEAIRSN
- a CDS encoding alpha/beta fold hydrolase is translated as MDRQTKTVSLSDERTVSYLDCGDPDGDPILYFHGSPGSRYEGWFFDRPARERGYRVIAPDRPEIGRSDYHQNYSLLSYTPDVAEIASEFDFDQFDVVGLSGGGTTALSCTVALPNRVTTVGLVCSWAPVGSEPQLANQRAPLDWVYKRLTALGPIPFVPAFSILGLAAQQLSPETFTVKLLSGSLSNADRRVLSDPDRQRFMTENTRESVRAGARGPARDAYLRYRDWKFDIADVLCPVKIHHGTDDSFAPYAFGEYLHDNTPTSTLYTYSNRGHLDFFTDLNTVLESLDADSTERLD
- a CDS encoding GNAT family N-acetyltransferase; this translates as MSPVQIRSATPADAPAIEWTARRSWHATYDALLGERAVNEVVDAWYDLSDLRSATKRDEHVFIVASKEDSTVGFAHAAFDAAHNGWVLFRIYVAPDHWDNGIGTALLGRIETELKDRGVSTYELVVFAENDVGVNFYESHDFDRFETVETKFEGVETAEHKYRKQL
- a CDS encoding MFS transporter; translated protein: MTQETRQLYALYLARFASSFGLITLLTLLPTYIDLFDPSGVVIGLFTTGLTLAQAIAVIPLAWAGDRYDKRSVLLGSLGIGVLAYGAFAVVSSSTGFILTRGLQGIAATGMGLMSLALVGELAPSGRRANIIGMANSWRFAAAILGTLSAGILYQLFGFTAVFSVLVVVVSLAFVTVWLFVEPDTTSVQGFAFTDLAVNRRILTITSFRAQYAIAVTLVRTWIPIYAGVSAMKGGLAYSTAVVSVVIVAEKFTNMLSQPYMGRLSDRFGRSLFVFIGGSLYGLVALAVPFTPAFGTALSLPSSIPLLGALSPAFVPLVVLNGFLGIADSFREPASMALFADEGTANGGVASSFGIRSIVWRPGSIIAPIIGGLLMTTVGIEWVFYAGALTAFTGVGLFVGILGYTHGRTALTKW
- a CDS encoding 3-hydroxyacyl-CoA dehydrogenase family protein is translated as MTVVDHVAIIGAGIMGSGIGQNLLQNGYQVTIRDIEQDVLDDARERIEFGNYGLNRAVEGGYLTEDEKADALDRLELTTDIEAAVNGTDMVIEAVPEDLALKGRVFNELSEVTNDDIPLYTNSSGFSVASVSNAVEDPSRVAGAHFFNPAQIMDLVEIVKAEATDQSVIDLMTDVVEDIGKTPVMVEDAPERYGFIVNRIWGAMVEEARQVVREGIASEDDVNVAMRKGRNLPVGPLEGASIGEEWD